A region of Reichenbachiella carrageenanivorans DNA encodes the following proteins:
- a CDS encoding methyl-accepting chemotaxis protein, translating to MDLFRGLSGKFLIPYALTLIFGIWTYVTFQNIKSLHEAKGLLQTIQLEVLEIRKHEKDFLARDYKNIAFITQGKSKYLSALNEIVDALQQRTDSLKANHRIAEVRIDSMQLLLHNYVFAFNSLANMIREKGFKDHGLEGQLRQAIHDVEDSDFEYDKYYMLMLRRHEKDFFLRKDMKYLDKFEAGVSEFRDHLLTLGGNAQKKQEILRNLEAYEAGFRRVVAIQKVIGLDANDGLHGKLREAIHQFSPYVDEIVASNNKQIAAEITKSSWALVVLFVLIVATGTVVLTYHINKITRNINLIKTNTLTLAKGEFPKKQKVNTRDELGQAHEALNVLTAGLKSKTEFAKAIGEGRFDAQLELLGDTDILGKSLMHMSHNLSAVVSQINAVVASASERGELNGRINLTNKEGFWRALSESINQLLETFSTPLRAVDRIVNAMSQGDLTLRYEQEARGEIKVLAENMNQALDNLNNFLAKISLNAEIMDDSTSEMNKSSGEMNLSMNEIATATSQMSQGAQNQVVKVDESSSLVNSILNSIDDMGHRSERIHLSARHGVDNSNKGVEMVKHVEENMTTIIQLTSRTSETVKVLKERSQEISSVLGLINEIATQTNLLALNASIEAAQAGDAGRGFAVVAEEIRKLADRSRSSVREIEKLIKDVQNGTLAASHAIDEMNVSVSAGESTSFKVRAVFEQMAESSHDTLKLSEEILTATSNRKYEIKEIAKITESIVVIAEQSAAGTEEMAASATELRSGMEVFRSKSGQLSSVASVLNEEVGKFKLQPTEVGLFGVLDAPDSVPEKKGKLSRT from the coding sequence ATGGATCTATTTAGAGGACTCTCTGGTAAATTCCTAATACCCTATGCGTTGACGTTGATTTTTGGTATATGGACTTATGTTACATTTCAAAATATCAAATCGCTGCATGAGGCTAAGGGATTACTTCAAACCATCCAGTTAGAGGTATTAGAAATTAGAAAGCATGAGAAAGACTTTCTTGCTAGAGATTATAAAAACATAGCTTTTATCACCCAAGGCAAAAGCAAGTATTTATCAGCGCTTAATGAAATAGTAGATGCTCTACAGCAGCGTACCGATAGTCTAAAAGCCAACCATAGAATAGCAGAAGTGAGAATAGACAGTATGCAATTGCTATTGCACAATTACGTCTTTGCGTTCAATTCATTAGCCAATATGATTCGTGAGAAAGGTTTTAAAGACCATGGACTGGAAGGCCAATTGCGTCAAGCGATACATGATGTAGAGGACTCTGATTTTGAGTACGACAAGTACTATATGCTCATGTTGCGTAGGCACGAGAAGGATTTTTTCTTGAGAAAGGATATGAAATACCTCGACAAGTTTGAAGCGGGAGTGTCGGAATTTAGAGACCATCTTTTGACTCTTGGTGGCAATGCTCAAAAAAAACAAGAAATTCTACGCAATTTGGAAGCTTATGAAGCGGGCTTTAGGAGGGTGGTGGCCATTCAAAAGGTTATCGGATTGGATGCAAATGATGGTCTGCATGGCAAATTACGAGAGGCTATCCATCAGTTTTCTCCTTATGTAGACGAGATAGTGGCATCCAACAACAAACAGATAGCTGCAGAAATCACCAAAAGCTCATGGGCACTCGTCGTGTTGTTTGTATTGATAGTAGCCACTGGCACTGTTGTACTTACTTATCACATCAATAAAATCACCCGTAACATCAATTTGATAAAAACGAACACCCTTACCCTAGCCAAAGGCGAATTTCCTAAAAAACAAAAAGTGAATACTAGAGATGAGCTTGGACAGGCACATGAGGCATTGAATGTGCTGACTGCAGGATTGAAATCCAAAACTGAGTTTGCTAAAGCGATAGGAGAAGGCCGCTTCGATGCACAACTGGAGCTTTTAGGTGATACAGATATTTTAGGAAAAAGTCTCATGCACATGAGCCACAATCTATCAGCTGTAGTTAGTCAAATCAATGCTGTGGTGGCTTCGGCCAGTGAGCGAGGAGAGCTAAACGGACGCATTAATCTGACTAATAAGGAAGGGTTTTGGCGAGCACTCAGCGAATCGATCAATCAACTTTTAGAGACTTTTTCTACGCCACTCCGAGCCGTTGACCGCATAGTGAATGCGATGTCTCAAGGAGATCTTACGCTACGGTATGAGCAAGAAGCAAGGGGTGAAATCAAGGTGCTGGCAGAAAACATGAACCAAGCTTTGGATAATCTGAATAACTTTTTGGCAAAAATATCACTCAATGCCGAGATTATGGACGATTCTACTTCGGAGATGAATAAAAGCTCAGGAGAAATGAACCTGAGTATGAACGAAATTGCGACGGCTACTAGTCAAATGAGCCAAGGGGCACAAAACCAAGTAGTGAAAGTGGATGAATCCTCTTCTTTGGTAAACAGTATTCTGAATTCGATAGACGATATGGGACATCGATCTGAGCGCATTCATCTGTCGGCACGACACGGAGTGGATAATAGCAATAAGGGCGTGGAAATGGTTAAGCATGTTGAAGAAAATATGACCACGATTATCCAACTCACGAGTAGAACTTCCGAAACGGTAAAAGTACTGAAGGAGAGGTCGCAAGAGATTTCCAGCGTACTAGGCTTGATCAACGAGATAGCGACACAAACCAACTTGCTCGCACTCAACGCTAGTATAGAGGCCGCTCAGGCTGGAGATGCAGGACGGGGATTTGCCGTAGTGGCGGAAGAAATTAGAAAGCTGGCTGACCGATCCCGGTCGTCTGTGCGCGAGATAGAAAAACTAATCAAAGATGTTCAAAATGGCACCTTAGCTGCTTCTCATGCCATAGATGAAATGAATGTGAGCGTGTCAGCGGGTGAAAGTACGTCATTCAAAGTCAGAGCGGTATTCGAACAAATGGCAGAGTCCTCGCACGATACCTTGAAGTTGTCGGAGGAAATATTGACAGCTACTAGTAATCGCAAGTACGAAATCAAAGAGATCGCCAAAATCACAGAAAGCATTGTAGTCATTGCCGAACAAAGTGCTGCAGGTACCGAAGAAATGGCGGCTTCGGCTACAGAACTTCGGTCGGGGATGGAAGTTTTCAGATCTAAATCTGGCCAGCTCTCTTCGGTAGCCAGTGTCCTCAACGAAGAAGTAGGGAAGTTTAAACTACAGCCGACTGAGGTAGGTTTGTTTGGGGTGCTAGATGCCCCAGATTCTGTGCCTGAGAAGAAGGGCAAGTTGTCTAGAACTTAA